In Pseudomonas lalkuanensis, the following are encoded in one genomic region:
- the tadA gene encoding tRNA adenosine(34) deaminase TadA produces the protein MRQPQIIDRSRDEYFMREALALALQGAALGEVPVGAVLVKEGEIVGRGFNCPISGHDPSAHAEMVAVRDAASRLENYRLVGSTLYVTLEPCSMCAGLIVHSRITRVVYGATEPKAGVAVSRGQFFDQEFLNHRVLVEGGVLAQECSEMLSSFFQARRAARKDV, from the coding sequence ATGCGCCAACCCCAGATCATCGATCGCAGCCGTGACGAATACTTCATGCGTGAGGCCCTCGCCCTGGCCCTGCAGGGTGCGGCGCTGGGCGAGGTGCCGGTGGGCGCGGTGCTGGTCAAGGAGGGCGAGATAGTCGGACGCGGCTTCAACTGCCCCATCTCCGGTCACGACCCCAGTGCTCATGCCGAGATGGTGGCGGTGCGCGATGCCGCCAGCCGCCTGGAGAACTACCGGCTGGTGGGTAGCACTCTCTACGTCACCCTGGAGCCCTGCAGCATGTGCGCCGGGCTCATCGTCCACTCACGGATCACCCGCGTGGTCTACGGCGCCACCGAACCCAAGGCGGGCGTGGCGGTCAGCCGTGGCCAGTTCTTCGACCAGGAGTTCCTCAATCACCGGGTGCTGGTGGAGGGCGGGGTGCTGGCGCAGGAATGCAGCGAGATGCTTTCCAGCTTCTTCCAGGCCCGTCGAGCCGCGCGCAAGGACGTCTGA